The Natronomonas salsuginis genomic sequence GGGGATCGACTACGCGACCGAACGAGCACTCCTCGTCGAGTCGGTGGGGCCCAACGCCTGTTACGATCGACTCGAAATCGACTCGATCCGGGTCGAAGACGGGACGCTCCGAGCGGACGCGACGGTTTCGAAGCCGGACGCCTCGATGGGTTGTGCGGAGGTGATCACGTTTTCGTCGGCGGTCGCCCGGATCGCGTTCGAGGGGACGCCGCCGGACACGGCCACGGTCGAGGTGACGAACGGCTGGGAGGAGACGACGACCGTCCGAGCCGACATCGACGATCCGATCCCCTGACCGGCCGTCGGCTCCGATCACTCGATATCGATCCCGGCCGCCCCAGGTTCCATTTCGGGTCGCTCCTCGACCGTCACGGTGATCTCGTCCCCGCCGGTGACTCGGACTTCGTATCCATCGTAGACGAATTCGGTCGTTATCGCCGAGGCCCCCGTTCGTCTTCGACCGAACAGCTTATTTAGCGCGTCGGACTCAACGTAGTAGTACAGCGGGGGGAGGGCCGTCGTGTCGACGTTCGCCGTTTCCGCCACGGCTTCGATCACGGTTTCGCTGACGGCGGACTCGCCGTCGGTATTTA encodes the following:
- a CDS encoding HalOD1 output domain-containing protein; its protein translation is MVPDINTDGESAVSETVIEAVAETANVDTTALPPLYYYVESDALNKLFGRRRTGASAITTEFVYDGYEVRVTGGDEITVTVEERPEMEPGAAGIDIE